The following DNA comes from Castanea sativa cultivar Marrone di Chiusa Pesio chromosome 10, ASM4071231v1.
tttctaATACGGGATTTACTCATATGAACTTTAagctttgttttttaaaaataaggaatgaaaaattTAGATGAGGGGGAGTGCTTGAGATCGTTTAGTCATGTGTAAAATGCACTAGTGAGGGAGGATGAGTTGATTCAAGTCaaggaaattaaaatttgtagaggaAAAGAATAATGTGGGCGATCTGTTGAAAATCCATAATCGATactaaaattttgggactatAACTTGGATGcttggtttttgttgttgtatttgtGAAAAACTAAATATTCCCAAAGAATTGGTCCTCTTAATGTCAAAGCAAATGGGTGGGGATCTAAATCCATGTGGGAAAAGGATTGTGGTCTAAGAGTTTGTGAAAGTACTTGCAGCTGGATCAAgattctcttcattttctttctaattcATGAATCTATCTGTTTACTGTTTACATGGTACCAAGTTATTTGAAAACTTATCacatcaaataatttattttaaatgatgtaGCACTAAGTATACTGTATACCTTAAGATTTgtgggggaaaaaaatattgactGTGTTGAAGCATATAACCTCTCTAGGAGAAAGAAATGATTCATGGCACAATAGAAGGTATTCTTCTATAAGCATTAGAATTCAGTTGTCTATGGATGACTGAGAAATAGTTGGATGAATTATGATCTAAGGTTCAGCCAGAGCTTTCTAATAATTTGGATTCCAACTGTGAGGTGCAAGTAGAATAGGGGCATAAAGTGCCTAGGACATGTCTCTGCCCCTTGGTCTTGCTTGCCATAATACAATTGATTTGTACAAAACGTTTTATTCTTTGGAATAAATTCCCAATAACTTTAGGTTGTCTCAGAATGTCAGTTCAACTTTTTCTCCATAACAAGATTTCAGCTTGAACCATTTATCAGTTCAAGTTTTGTAATGGTGTTCTTGGTATCCTCTGGAATAAATTCCCAATAACTTTAGGTTGTCTCAAAATGTCAGTTCAACTTTTGCTCCATAACAAAACTTAGCTTTGTGCCAAGGATCCTTTTAACATTTAATTACTTGTATTGTGATGGTTATAAGTTCTGAATTTAATATATTCTGTTCAAACAAATCAGCGGATACACCCACCCCTTTAACAACATGAAGATTATGATACAACAGTATTGAATTCATTGATGTTGCATTGATGACCAAGAAGCTTTTAAAGGTGATTACAATTAGAGAGTGCACATTTTGCAGCTTTTCCATctggaatattttttttttttggggtttctgATTCATGGTTGGTGTTGATTGCAGTGCAAAGTTTGCATGCAGACATTCATTTGCACCACATCAGAGGTGAAGTGCAGGGAACATGCTGAGGCAAAACACCCCAAATCTGATGTTTATGCATGTTTCCCTCATCTTAAGAAATGAAGTTATATCGAGGAGTGCTTGTGGAAATGAGTGCCACAAAGCTACACATCTCTAATGTCTTTTTGTTGTTAAGTTTACAGCTTATGCAAAACAATCACTCCAGACGTTGGGGGAAGCTCTGAAAGGATTGCTTTTCATAACCTTTAAATCAAGTAACAATTAGATATGAGAGATGAAGCTTTGTACTCATATTTAGTTCTGTATTAATTAGCTTGAAAGTATTTTGTGGAACTTACCCAAAAAAGGAACAGTGTGTGGAGTATTTTGTACTAATTATTGATGATGCCTTTGCCGTAATTTCTTATTAGAATCTTTTATGATTTTCTGTGATTCTGTCAGTGGTCCTTGAATTGAAACTTGTCTAATCAATACTACTGCCATCTCCTAACAAAGCCATTGGTATAATCAATAATGCACGCCTTGAACTAGCATGTGCACGGGCTCTTAATTACTGAGTTTGTTCCCTGGATTActtcattgaattttttattttctttcctttatttatttaagaggTTAATACTTAATACACTAGATTATAAACCCAAAACCTCATCCTTCACACATTCTTATATGAGAAAGAAGAGACTTCAAATTTCTAAGTAAGATTTCTTTtctcaagtttttattttattttattttaacattcatTGGCAAGATTACTGCATTGTATTATGCCCACTGTTTGCATGTGTACTCATTTAGGCACGATGGCCCATTAATGGTTGCTTATTGTGGATGAGAAAATCAAGAAGTCACTGATTTCAATCTGTTTTGGgacaattttctctctctttcggGATATTAGgcccaacaaataaaaatgaaacaaaattgcTCTGCAACGTTACAGCGATGAGTATGCGTTAGACAAGAAACAAAATTGCTCCGCAAGTTTATTTGGCTGAAAAAAGGTTATACAAGACGTCCGTGGACTGATCAATAGGGAACAGTGTTCGACCCAAGAAAATGTCTTGTCTATAATTGCAAACCACTTTAAATTCTTTCACTAAATCCAAAGCAGAGTTGGTTTTCTAAAACCTACAAAAATATAGGGCTCTCAACCGTTCAACAACTATGGTATCCCAACTCTTTTTTCCAGTCAGATACACTAAAACATAGTTAAGGAACTAAATTGTTGGTTGGGGCAGTATAACAGCCAAGTGGATTTCGGAGAGAAAAATGCAGAGGACGAAGGCAATGAACCCTCAACTTGGGTCAACTATAACGCCAAGCACAAACTGTTGAGCCTAGCAATGGATGGTATCAACTGAGGAATCATCCATGGCAATCCAGGATATTccagaaaagtttttttttttttgggtaagtattCCAGATAAGTTGATATCTAGGATGTCATGGTAGAAACTCAGCTGGaaataagggaaagaaaaacaaacagtGACAGTACCAATTTTACTAAAAACAGCAAATATCCAAAGTCGTGGAAACttcatataaaaattatgaGCTAAGAATACAATATACAGTCAAAAGTTCAAGTTGAAGAATACCAGCAAACAAGATAATCTGTGCCTGACCAATCACCTAATCTAGTGAGGTATCTGTCATGTAGTAAACCATACACGAGCTAAAACACATACAAATGGCCAGAATGGAATACGAGTCTGCTTAAAAAGGGACTCAATATGAGGCTATGATTACTGTGTCCGCATCCTGCTGTTTTCTGCACTTCTCACCTGGAGGAAATATGGATGAGCCtgaaatacaaataaattaatttagaaTACTGGTAATAATGCTAGACAGCACCCGGAATAAAACTGAAATCAAGAAAAGTGAAGGTTGAACTTAAGAAGAGTATTTTGTTTCAATTGGGGATTTCTGTTgggacacaaaaaaaaacattcaacaAAACAAGCCTGTCTATTTTAATACACTGGCCTACACTATCtaaactccccccccccccccaaaaaaaaaaaaaaaccctcctaTCTGCAACCTATTTCCAAGAGAATAGTATTTATAAAACAAATGGAAACCATTTTCCTTTGGACCAGATTTTAGGACAACTGGAACCAAAGGACCCACCAACCTTCCTCCAAGGGTTTAGATTctgtaaattttaatttaacaaaataatataaagcaTATACTTGAACTTCAGGAGGATCGTAAGAGGTAGATGGGGGCAGAGGAAAGAGAAGGTAAAGCTTAAAAATCCTTGATCTCAAGCATAAGGGGTAATCCAGAGAGTCCACAATTGTAATAGTAGAAGTCTAGAAGACATGTTCCAATTGAGGGCACAAAGGAATACAATAGACAGTGAACCAGGCAACGATGGGGAAGTATGGCCTGGTAACAGAATACATCTAGGCTGGGTACTTGAAACTGATCAAACAAATTTGCTAGATTCAGAGCCCAGACATAAAAGACTAGACAGCATATTCAAGTCATTAAAAAGCAATGATAGACAGCAATAAGATTTCATATCCTAAATGCTGGAGAactcatgaaaataaataaaatcacaaaCTTGTACTGGTTAGAAATCATTGAGAAGCAATGACCAACAACAATAAGCAATGACCACCAACCTTCCTCCAAGGGTTTAGATTctgtaaattttaatttaacaaaataatataaagcaTATACTTGAACTTCAGGAGGATCGTAAGAGGTAGATGGGGGCAGAGGAAAGAGAAGGTAAAGCTTAAAAATCCTTGATCTCAAGCATAAGGGGTAATCCAGAGAGTCCACAATTGTAATAGTAGAAGTCTAGAAGACATGTTCCAATTGAGGGCACAAAGGAATACAATAGACAGTGAACCAGGCAACGATGGGGAAGTATGGCCTTGTAACAGAATACATCTAGGCTGGGTACTTGAAACTGATCAAACAAATTTGCTAGATTCAGAGCCCAGACATAAAAGACTAGACAGCATATTCAAGTCATTAAAAAGCAATGATAGACAACAATAAGATTTCATATCCTAAATGCTGGAGAactcatgaaaataaataaaatcacaaaCTTGTACTGGTTAGAAATCATTGAGAAGCAATGACCAACAACAATAAGCTTTCTTATCCTATATGCAGAATTGATTCCTTTTCTTACTAGGATAGTATAAATTGgaactatattatttatttatatttttgataacGTAGGGAACCTTTATAAAGAAGAGCCCTTTGGACTCACTTTTAGTCAATAAAACCTACAGACAACTAATTTCACCCTCCAGAACCAATTGCTGTGTAATCCAGGACCATTCACTGCCCAGGAGCAAGTTTGGAACTCTATTAATAGAACATCGGGTTCAGTATAACTCTACAATTTGCTTGAGAGATAAAACTTATTGTTTGAGGTtcttccttcaatttttttgtgcTGATTCCAAGCAAACCCAAGTGCTGATTCCTATGTTTTGTTTTCTCTTACTTGGTGCTGATTCCAAATATGCctaggtttattttattttctgttcTTCACTGAcacgtgagagagagagagagcgcaaaaatagaaaagtataCCATTGCTTCTTTCGCTGTAAGCCTATCTTGGTGATCATACCGAAGGAGCTTATCTAAGAAATCAATGGCCTGCAATGCATGTcacacaaataaacaaaaaagaaacaagactGATGTTAAAAAGATAACTCATAACAAACTAAGCCAAGGTCAATCTAATGGTTTTCCGAATTTTAATGTAAATGACCTCTGGGGAAACTAGATGCTGATTATCTGTATTAATAAACCTGGACCATGGCTTCCTGCTGTGCCTGcagtagaataaaataaatagagcATACCATATATGAGTATCATGccaaagaaatataattttattcattcaagaagaaagaaaattatttatttacatttacTGTGCATGTACACTTTACATTGTAGACAATATTGTACActgttcatgttcatgttcatgcAAATGTGTACAATAGTGTACACTTTACATGAACAATACAATGTAAACCTATAATTGTCCCAAGAAGAATTGTTTAGAAAAGGGATAAGAAGCTGGAAAATTGCATCCTTATGATATGGAGAAAGGCTGAAGCCTTTGGTTTTTTCAACAATAAGATTTAAACCCCCAAACCCATCCCAAGCCTATAGATTGCTTTTCCACCATTGTACAATTGCAAATGGTCACTCCTAAATCACAATCTTTGTTTAAGTTTTATAATGATTTGCATGTTTGAGAGTCAAAGAATTCGCAAGTGGATTAGGCATACCTCCCAACAAGAGCATCAAGCTGCGCATCAAGCACTAGCTGATATTTGCCAAGATACGCATTCAACTCATCTGTCCCAAGAACCTGAAGAAGAAGATTATAAATCATTTAAGCATTTACAATTGatttctcattaatttattGTTCTTTGCAGTTCATGAAACCTTAACATCAGtgcttataaaaaattattattcttcttttcaAATTGTTCCTGCTTCTATTCAACCAGCTTAAAATCTTCATATTTGGACAAATATCATATTCTAAACCACTGAGCTCTAACTCATCTAGCACCTCCTCCCCTTATAAATTCTAGTTGGAGGGTGAGCTCGTGGGTTCAGACCCATTGggtaacttaccaataataaagaagtaaaaCCATGTTCTACCCACTAACCTGTTGGTATAATATTGCAGCTCAGCATTACATATTTTGCATGTCAAAAATGATTCAATGCAAGTCCAACCATGTAACATTGATACTTGATATTGACAACAGTCAGGGTTTTCAAATTAGAAGAATTGCATACAAAGAGCATACCAGATTCCAAGTTTCTATTTCTTGCATGAACTAACAAGCAATTATTGTGGAAATTCATTTGATTGCTATCAAGAAAACCCTTGtggtttgtttggataaatGAATTTAAAGAGAATAATTTGGATTTCAATATCATATTTAAATGACTTGAACGGGTTTTGAATAacaattttcttcttctattgaCGAAATTTGTGAAGGGATTTGAACTTTATTAACATGTGGATTTCAAATAACAAGTGTCATTTCATTAGCAGCAACTTTAAGAATAACCTAGAGCCCTGTAATAGCAAGGCGCAACTCATTCAAAACCTCAGTTTCCATCAAATGTTTAAGCCAAGGCATATGGTCAACCCACAGTGTTTCTTACACTACAagtgaaaataaaaagtatCTAAGGCACTTCTTGAGGTACAATGATGGACAAACCATATTTACATGGTAATGTAAATGGTTGCTCGTAAATTCAAAATTCCAGGGAAAGTACCAAAATTACCTTGGCAATTTTGACAAGCTGGTCATGATTGTCATGACCATAAAAGAATGGCTCCTTCCGAAAAATCtgcagaagaaaaaaacaacccACGAGGTATATCATCACGGATGACAATGAATATATCATGTAACCTTAAACCAACTATAACAAGCTGAATGGAATACACAGTTCCAGCACAGTTCCAGCATAACTATTACCATTCCTGCAAACATACAGCCCAGGCTCCACATGTCCAATGAATAGTCATAGTCTTGTAAGTCAACAAGTAGTTCAGGCCCCTTAAAATACCTGAAAACACAATGGCTAAATTTGTGAACTTTCTGCTCAAGTGATACTGAATGTGCATGATTCACATATCAAGAGATCAAgactatttaaatataaaaccaCGAACCATCCTAGGACACTCATCTCATAGAATAACACTAACGCTCTAGTTAACTTTAATAGTTGAGGgaacaaaattttaacaataaacTGATCAATGGCTAAATTTGTTAACTTTCTGCACAAATGATACTGAATGTGCATGATTCACATACCAAGAGATCAAGACTACTTAAATATAAAACCATGAATCATCCTAGGACACCCATCTCATAGAACAATACTAACGCTCTAGTTAACTTTGATAGTTGAGGGCAC
Coding sequences within:
- the LOC142613424 gene encoding uncharacterized protein At2g23090-like encodes the protein MGGGNGQKSKMARERNSEKQKGNKGSQLESNKKAMSIQCKVCMQTFICTTSEVKCREHAEAKHPKSDVYACFPHLKK